The genomic window CGCGGGCCTACGACTATGCCGGGGACCGGCGCCGCGCGCGGGAAGCCATGAAGACGGCCGTCGAGCTGCAAACGCGGCAATGACCACGTTGCTGGTGGTGCACCACACCCCTTCGCCGGCCACGCGGGAGCTGCTGGAAGCGGTGCTCGCCGGCGCCAACGACCCTGAGATCTACGGAGTCGAGGTGATCTCCCGGCCGGCGCTGGCCGCGACACTGCCGGACATGCTCGCCGCCGACGGTTATCTGTTCGGCACGACGGCCAACTTCGGCTATATGTCCGGAGCGCTCAAGCACTTCTTCGACACCGTCTACTACCCGAGCCTGGACCACGTCGCGGGCCGACCCTACGGCTTGTGGGTACACGGCAACAACGACACCGTCGGTGCCGCTGCTGCCGTCGGCAAGCTTGCGACCGGATTGGCGCTGACCCAGGCTGCCGACGTGCTCGAGGTCGCCGGAGCCGTCGACGCCGCGGTGCGCGAACGAGCTTACGAATTGGGCGGCACGCTGGCCGCGACAGTGATGGAGTGACGAATGCCTGAAATAACCACGATCTCCCGCGAGCACAACCCGTACCCGCTGACCGGAGTCGTCTACGACGACAATGGAATTCCGCACTACGACCACCTGCCGGCCACGCTGCTGGAGATGCTCGCCGATCACGTCGATCGGCGCCCGGACAGCGAGGCGGTGGCCGAACTCGGCGGCGAACGGTTGACCTACCGGCAGCTGTGGGATCGTTCGGCGCGGGTTGCCGGAGGGCTGCGGGCCGGCGGGCTGAACCCCGGTGATCGTGTCGCTATCCGCTATCCCGCGGGCGTCAACTGGGTGCTGGCGTTCTGGGGCGCGGTAATGGCCGGAGGCGTTGCGGTACCGGTCAATACGCGCCTCACCCAGCCCGAGGTCGAGTTCGTATTGGCCGACGCCGGCGCGCACGTGGACCTGGCCCCCGACGGCGCGTTGCCCGACGCCGACCCGTATGTGACCGAACACCTGAAAACCGGCGACATCGCCGCCCTGTTCTACACCTCCGGGACGACCGGGCACCCCAAAGGCGTACCGACCACACACGAAGCCTTCCTGGCCAATACCGAGAACATGCTCCGCTCGTTCGGACAATCCAGTGACCTCGGTGAACAGTTCCGGACCCTGATCTCGGTGCCGCTGTTCCACGTCACCGGGTGCAACTCGCAGCTGTTGACCGCGGCGCGTGCCGGCGGCAGCTCCGTCATCATGCCCGCGCTGGACCTCGACCGGCTGATCGACACGGTGGCGGCCGAACGAATCTCCTCGCTGGTGACCGTACCCGCGGTGTATTCGCTGCTGTTGCGTCACAAGACCTTTGCCGATGCGGACGTGTCCAGTGTGCGCTGGGTGGGTTACGGTGGTGCACCCATCGCGCCTTCGCTGGTGCGCAGCGTCAAAGCCGCTTTCCC from Mycobacterium kubicae includes these protein-coding regions:
- a CDS encoding flavodoxin family protein; translated protein: MTTLLVVHHTPSPATRELLEAVLAGANDPEIYGVEVISRPALAATLPDMLAADGYLFGTTANFGYMSGALKHFFDTVYYPSLDHVAGRPYGLWVHGNNDTVGAAAAVGKLATGLALTQAADVLEVAGAVDAAVRERAYELGGTLAATVME
- a CDS encoding class I adenylate-forming enzyme family protein; protein product: MPEITTISREHNPYPLTGVVYDDNGIPHYDHLPATLLEMLADHVDRRPDSEAVAELGGERLTYRQLWDRSARVAGGLRAGGLNPGDRVAIRYPAGVNWVLAFWGAVMAGGVAVPVNTRLTQPEVEFVLADAGAHVDLAPDGALPDADPYVTEHLKTGDIAALFYTSGTTGHPKGVPTTHEAFLANTENMLRSFGQSSDLGEQFRTLISVPLFHVTGCNSQLLTAARAGGSSVIMPALDLDRLIDTVAAERISSLVTVPAVYSLLLRHKTFADADVSSVRWVGYGGAPIAPSLVRSVKAAFPQATVFNGYGMTETASLMTVLPDADAVEHADSVGYAVPSVQLGVLPYGNDPYVGELVARGANVTAGYWNRPDTTSATIVDGWLHTGDVVRVDEAGRVHIIDRLKDIINRGGENVSSVEVEAALLAAPNVADACVLAVPDDVMGEKVGAVLVGEQIDVPAVIEHCRGQLADFKVPQYVTVMTSPLPRNAGGKLLKGKLREQVQWGPALR